The Ooceraea biroi isolate clonal line C1 chromosome 11, Obir_v5.4, whole genome shotgun sequence genome includes a region encoding these proteins:
- the LOC105278652 gene encoding death-inducer obliterator 1 isoform X1 — translation MSSSYFIEPQETEKKDDTLIIVVNDDGTLSVDQATLQNLIMSQTSSNVSVVRLGHSDSENGDITLTVDPPPFAHPTTSSVSGNASTDPGGLVDFMEMDPEQLERLETALQSEEAKQILGENVTAMLDMLSVEEQQNTIRYNIQLDHCYTSRLSPNDPIPRDPLPVADDSSEPHNVRYVSQPTSPRMTVMPSSVDDASDNIGAKSKNIVKSTPIQNKQISRPIRKAAVSTPGSTTGLSRASTSIVGTPQVSGHPMPRNVNAQQGVSKAQGKNDEEEEEDEMTESSSESSESEPPSDNDSDSDFGPRSVKRSNVRARGGRKGIATRGGSMTAVRRRGQNKQMDMEQVRRLDMEMAAAVNAMKTPEKDDKAERFSPTKSKRQVKSLGGKKKDEPQFVETPPASVSEPSAAHEKPLQTTNQVKANLINANMIKGDMILTKPGQGRSPQKVTFVQKQVPLKTNELKNVGLKKPVMVSKGKFVNQVGTKIFQTKDGKLIQLPVTSKTASPSTTQPVAQTSATLPQSPTAQQAVLNATPASLPVQQQQQQQQQSKSPASAGGTPLTKTKPSDIKKEKRKCDAMLEQLPKTEESLVKSPENKALDSAKKLKKDVRKAPGYVADTLGPALFSTPDIIRRVGSNSDGKLPDNTAAPGSSVPVSPAVSSNVGVPVDSDVAQNTVSNVASKKIAPSASLEQPAQPEPQVSRHEGSSSAMPEKEDEQKPEVKPPVTEDLPPSLDSVPNTASSEGNVQPAVLPHVPNHVSKSSGIEGEEHLLATLEMEASKHEEELLAEALLLQEHFGVDLTEHPALVDPAPPVSEPLATSSILAPTLMPSEQESQESKPGEVTPAASMNTSKEMGKKKDDKEPIQIVRGGRVITLPPIEAPATRSKRLQAKAETPQKNSEPIKKVEKFTPQGQQVQLVQTKEELRTGANEEEDEDDEDDEEDNSDSEDDPDRLWCICKRPHNNRFMICCDVCEDWFHGKCVHVSKAMGQQMEEKGIEWVCPNCLRKKAEEEKAKSGSQSVPGKQKTKIDPSSESSVLQAVLPAKEVPSSSSSTDNGIAPVSGTMQCVVCKKEARNSSIYCSDACILAHAQETLTKDKPATPATGSKSTKSLITDAAKLKSEARVIVFDRKTGKVLTGADAPTRSNLRTWLKDNPTFEVIGANNINTLQIGGKLVTQIQTSGKTAKITQLSPVKVQTIPKMIYAKVAGSKQTILTASKKITIIPATQQQVTVSSNNKSAQLKQTIIATTPGKTAAILKVATPKTQVATPTQVRVQAAGSPKPVLVKKQETKPSPSQSKQQTKLTPVRKPEAEPIRVNIRKTLTELLSSRIKETEDLKLSDEEIADLAFNIELEMYKYFKDTGSKYKAKYRSLVFNIKDTKNLTLFRKIADRSLTPDAVVRLSPDEMASQELAEWREKETKHQLEMIKKNELDLMAQAKSIVVKTHKGEQIIENDGGIDHVDPKTPVQDIVTALNSGDSISSTIDGTEKDKDKEDRPKSRADAKKSKGTDERRRKDKERGRERDSSKVKGKERRERSHSRHRHSRDRSKTRDKSKERKSNRNKESRRDKDREKDKERDRNKDRDKVGRRESRERGRQKDRHKGNDTRLRNHSESIELKDVDKREEDRKRDPEKKKDGSPPPAAEKPIEDRLWRHIEDEATTNTLDGNDSDVSDREPSSTVTIKTPDINEEPEREKEQEVDKETSAKGAWHTVWRGFVNMIDVAKFFITAQEVSGNAKDLMDDLPDTVDVVGRISHETVWDYISKMKRTGSKEILVIRLTAANDEEKIPYITLYSYLNSRSRLGVVGNVSKNIKDFYIMPFSSQSVVPPVLLPLTGPGFEENRPHLLLGIIVRNKKKRLMAVPPVVPAKVAKKESDRSYTPPLVSVPKTSSPPPSSSSPMLYHKAPALESAKEKTTVTQMTLESLNKAHIGMSRGIIDTATICKIVPELSSKIDLTSSPGKVTLDDDGDEPYSPGEMDDDVNELEAVTDNSVILSSSSKNSTELQRKMDELNRQIEEQKQQIEEQKQQIQNISSSFLDEATPTLPGLGLDPPSNDCEEAYSPSDARSFTPPPPSSISKFAQPILDKVSDITIPPNLQEILANVKRQESSKVDPYLPSKPSASFLPTASTTSLYQNTSRYSPSSSRIGQSEKVSPDAPKESKSTLSSLSDLDLIRKAEEELAAVAAATVAPSMAVPPPSLLASPGSTGLVLTPPPVGPISDSPVTPPPQALSSISLPSEPVLEPYKPSLPDSFKKTFAPEQPKPPGLEDEDFPAFPSTPPTIDASKGASSTATAPTAAPLSKVSSKSGIVVNIKRKVNDSTLPAKVPRTKSRWGQGPSE, via the exons AGAGACAGCTCTCCAAAGTGAAGAGGCAAAGCAGATACTCGGCGAGAATGTGACTGCGATGCTTg atATGTTGTCGGTAGAGGAACAGCAAAATACGATACGCTACAATATACAGTTGGATCATTGCTACACGAGCAGACTGTCGCCCAACGATCCGATACCAAGAGATCCGTTGCCAGTCGCGGATGATTCGTCCGAGCCCCATAATGTGCGATACGTATCTCAACCGACCTCCCCTCGAATGACAGTTATGCCATCATCCGTTGATGATGCGTCGGATAACATTGGAGCTAAGAGCAAGAATATCGTAAAGAGT ACACCAATACAGAACAAACAGATCAGTAGACCGATTCGTAAAGCCGCTGTGTCTACGCCTGGAAGCACGACTGGACTTTCTAGAGCTAGTACGAGCATCGTGGGGACTCCCCAGGTATCAGGACATCCAATGCCGAGAAACGTGAATGCTCAGCAAGGAGTATCTAAAG CACAAGGTAAGAacgacgaggaagaagaggaggacgagATGACGGAATCATCCTCGGAATCCTCGGAGTCGGAGCCGCCGTCTGACAATGACAGCGACTCGGACTTCGGTCCTCGCAGCGTGAAAAGGAGCAACGTCAGGGCACGAGGAGGACGAAAAGGCATCGCCACGAGAGGTGGTAGCATGACCGCCGTACGAAGAAGAGGCCAGAACAAGCAGATGGACATGGAACAGGTGCGACGTTTGGACATGGAGATGGCCGCTGCTGTTAACGCAATGAAGACTCCGGAAAAGGACGACAAAGCGG AGAGGTTTAGCCCCACCAAGAGCAAGAGACAGGTCAAGTCTCTTGGCGGGAAGAAGAAGGACGAGCCGCAGTTTGTGGAAACGCCCCCGGCGTCGGTGTCGGAGCCGTCAGCCGCGCACGAAAAACCGCTCCAGACGACGAACCAAGTGAAGGCGAATCTGATCAACGCCAACATGATTAAAGGCGACATGATACTGACTAAGCCCGGCCAGGGCAGAAGTCCGCAGAAGGTTACGTTTGTGCAGAAACAAGTGCCGCTGAAAACGAACGAGCTGAAGAACGTCGGGCTTAAGAAACCCGTAATGGTGTCCAAGGGAAAATTCGTGAATCAAGTCGGCACGAAGATATTCCAAACCAAAGATGGAAAATTGATACAGTTGCCGGTCACGTCTAAGACAGCGAGCCCGAGCACCACGCAACCGGTTGCTCAAACGAGCGCGACGTTGCCGCAGTCGCCCACGGCGCAGCAAGCTGTACTGAATGCGACCCCCGCCAGCCTACCggtgcagcagcagcagcagcagcagcagcagtcgaAGTCTCCCGCATCAGCCGGCGGCACACCGTTGACCAAGACCAAGCCGAGCGAcataaagaaggaaaagagaaaatgtgATGCGATGCTGGAGCAACTTCCGAAAACGGAGGAGAGTCTTGTAAAGTCCCCGGAAAACAAAGCGTTAGATA GTGCGAAGAAATTGAAGAAGGACGTTCGGAAAGCTCCGGGCTACGTGGCGGACACTCTCGGCCCCGCGCTCTTCTCAACGCCGGACATCATCCGAAGAGTCGGCTCGAACAGTGACGGAAAGCTTCCGGACAACACCGCGGCTCCAGGCTCGTCCGTTCCTGTCTCACCAGCCGTTTCCTCGAATGTTGGCGTCCCGGTCGACTCGGACGTGGCACAGAACACAGTCTCCAATGTCGCCAGTAAGAAGATAGCGCCTAGTGCTAGTCTAGAGCAGCCTGCTCAGCCGGAGCCGCAAGTGAGTCGGCACGAGGGTAGTAGCAGTGCGATGCCGGAGAAAGAGGACGAACAAAAGCCGGAAGTCAAGCCACCCGTGACTGAAGACTTACCGCCGTCCTTGGATTCAG TGCCAAATACTGCTTCATCAGAGGGAAATGTACAACCTGCGGTACTACCTCATGTTCCAAATCATGTTTCTAAAAGTa GTGGGATAGAGGGAGAGGAACATCTATTGGCTACTTTAGAAATGGAGGCCAGTAAGCACGAGGAAGAACTGCTTGCCgaagcattattattgcaggAACACTTTGGAGTGGATTTAACGGAACAC CCTGCATTGGTTGATCCTGCACCACCAGTGTCGGAACCGTTAGCAACGAGTAGCATACTTGCTCCTACGTTAATGCCAAGCGAACAAGAATCACAAGAATCGAAGCCCGGAGAAGTGACACCGGCCGCTTCAATGAACACGTCGAAAGAGATGGGCAAAAAGAAAGATGACAAAGAACCGATTCAGATTGTTCGCGGTGGTCGTGTGATCACGTTACCGCCCATCGAAGCACCTGCCACCAGAAGCAAACGGTTGCAGGCAAAAGCTGAGACGCCACAGAAAAATTCCGAACCGATAAAAAAAGTGGAAAAGTTTAC CCCGCAAGGTCAGCAAGTTCAGCTGGTACAAACGAAGGAAGAGCTAAGAACGGGCGCGaatgaggaggaggacgaggacgacgaggacgacgaagaGGATAATTCAGACTCGGAGGACGATCCAGATCGATTATGGTGTATCTGCAAACGACCGCATAACAATCGATTCATGATATGCTGCGACGTTTGCGAAGACTGGTTCCACGGGAAATGCGTGCACGTCAGCAAAGCCATGG GCCAGCAAATGGAGGAAAAGGGCATCGAATGGGTCTGCCCGAATTGTCTGAGGAAAAAAGCCGAGGAGGAGAAGGCGAAGTCGGGTTCGCAGTCGGTGCCTGGAAAACAGAAGACGAAGATCGATCCGAGCAGTGAGAGTTCGGTGTTGCAGGCTGTGCTACCGGCGAAAGAAGTGCCCTCGTCGAGCTCCTCCACTGACAACGGCATCGCTCCAGTCTCCGGCACAATGCAGTGCGTCGTTTGCAAGAAGGAAGCCAGAAACTCGAGCATTTACTGCTCAGACGCGTGTATTCTCGCGCATGCGCAAGAAACTTTAACCAAGGACAAACCTGCTACGCCTGCTACGGGATCGAAATCGACCAAGTCGCTAATCACGGACGCTGCGAAGCTGAAAAGCGAGGCTCGAGTTATAGTTTTCGACAGAAAAACTGGTAAAGTTCTTACTG GTGCAGACGCTCCTACGAGGTCGAATCTGCGGACATGGCTGAAAGACAATCCAACTTTCGAAGTGATAGGagctaataatattaatacgcTTCAGATAGGTGGGAAACTCGTCACGCAGATTCAAACATCCGGGAAAACT GCGAAAATAACGCAACTGTCGCCAGTTAAAGTGCAAACCATACCAAAGATGATCTACGCGAAGGTAGCTGGATCGAAGCAAACCATCCTGACAGCCAGTAAGAAAATTACGATAATTCCAGCTACGCAGCAGCAGGTAACCGTGTCATCGAACAACAAGTCGGCGCAGTTGAAGCAGACGATAATCGCGACAACGCCGGGAAAAACTGCCGCGATATTGAAAGTGGCAACACCGAAGACGCAAGTCGCAACACCGACACAGGTGCGGGTCCAAGCGGCAGGTTCGCCGAAGCCGGTACTAGTTAAGAAGCAAGAGACGAAGCCGTCGCCTTCCCAGTCGAAGCAGCAAACGAAACTGACGCCGGTGAGGAAACCGGAGGCGGAGCCTATACGAGTGAACATCCGAAAGACGCTGACGGAGTTACTGTCGAGTCGTATAAAGGAGACGGAAGATTTGAAACTGTCGGACGAGGAGATTGCCGATCTGGCATTCAACATAGAACTCGAAATGTATAAATACTTCAAAGACACCGGTTCGAAGTACAAAGCGAAGTACAGAAGCCTCGTGTTCAACATTAAAGACACGAAGAATCTGACGTTGTTCCGGAAGATCGCGGACCGCTCGTTGACGCCGGACGCGGTGGTGAGATTGAGCCCGGACGAGATGGCCAGTCAGGAGCTGGCCGAGTGGCGGGAGAAGGAAACGAAGCACCAGTTGgagatgataaagaaaaacgAGCTCGATCTGATGGCTCAAGCCAAGTCGATTGTCGTGAAGACTCACAAGGGCGAGCAGATAATCGAGAACGACGGTGGCATCGATCACGTCGATCCCAAGACGCCGGTGCAGGACATCGTCACTGCATTGAACAGCGGCGACAGCATCAGTTCTACGATCGACGGCACGGAGAAGGACAAGGACAAGGAGGACAGACCGAAGTCGCGAGCGGACGCGAAGAAATCCAAGGGCACGGACGAGCGGAGGAGAAAGGACAaggagagaggcagagagcgCGACAGCAGCAAGGTCAAGGGCAAAGAACGGCGGGAGAGGAGTCACAGTCGGCATCGTCACAGCCGGGACCGCAGCAAGACGCGAGACAAGAGCAAGGAACGCAAGTCCAACCGAAACAAGGAGAGCAGACGCGACAAGGACAGGGAGAAGGACAAGGAACGAGATCGGAATAAAGATCGGGATAAGGTCGGCAGGAGGGAGAGCAGGGAGAGAGGCCGGCAGAAGGATCGACACAAGGGTAACGACACTCGTTTGAGGAATCACAGCGAAAGCATCGAGCTCAAGGACGTTGATAAGAGGGAGGAAGATCGCAAGAGGGACccggagaagaagaaggacgGCTCGCCGCCGCCCGCGGCGGAGAAGCCGATCGAGGATCGCCTGTGGCGTCACATAGAAGACGAAGCGACGACGAACACGCTCGATGGAAACGACTCGGACGTGTCGGACAGAGAGCCCAGCTCCACGGTCACGATCAAGACACCCGATATAAACGAGGAgccggaaagagagaaggagcagGAGGTCGACAAGGAAACCTCCGCGAAGGGAGCTTGGCACACCGTCTGGCGCGGTTTCGTCAATATGATCGACGTCGCCAAGTTCTTCATAACTGCACAAGAAGTGAGCGGCAATGCGAAGGACCTGATGGACGATTTGCCGGACACCGTTGACGTCGTCGGTAGGATCAGTCACGAGACGGTGTGGGACTACATCTCGAAAATGAAACGGACTGGCTCGAAGGAGATCTTGGTCATCAGATTGACGGCTGCGAACGACGAGGAGAAGATCCCGTATATAACTCTGTACAGCTATTTAAACAGTAGGAGTCGCCTGGGCGTCGTAGGTAATGTCTCGAAAAATATCAAGGACTTCTACATAATGCCGTTCTCGAGCCAGAGTGTAGTGCCGCCGGTTCTGCTGCCGCTCACCGGGCCCGGATTCGAGGAGAATCGGCCGCATCTGCTCCTCGGCATTATAGTACGCAACAAGAAGAAACGGCTGATGGCGGTACCGCCGGTCGTGCCCGCGAAGGTGGCGAAGAAGGAGTCCGACCGAAGTTACACTCCGCCATTGGTCAGTGTGCCGAAGACTTCGTCACCGCCACCCTCGTCCTCGTCACCCATGCTATATCACAAGGCACCCGCGCTGGAGTCCGCGAAGGAGAAGACCACGGTGACGCAGATGACCCTAGAATCTCTGAACAAGGCGCACATAGGTATGTCGCGCGGCATAATCGACACCGCGACCATATGCAAAATAGTGCCCGAGTTATCGTCGAAGATCGACTTGACCTCGTCGCCCGGCAAAGTCACGTTggacgatgacggcgacgagCCGTACAGTCCTGGAGAGATGGACGACGACGTGAACGAGCTGGAGGCCGTCACCGACAACAGCGTCATCCTCTCGTCGTCCAGCAAGAATTCCACGGAGTTGCAGAGGAAGATGGACGAGTTGAATCGGCAGATCGAGGAGCAGAAGCAACAGATCGAGGAGCAGAAGCAACAAATACAGAATATTAGCTCGTCGTTTCTCGACGAAGCGACGCCGACTCTGCCG GGTTTGGGATTGGATCCGCCGAGCAACGACTGCGAGGAAGCCTACAGTCCGTCGGACGCGCGCTCCTTCACCCCGCCTCCGCCGTCGAGTATCAGCAAGTTCGCGCAGCCGATCCTCGACAAGGTGTCGGACATCACCATACCGCCGAATCTGCAAGAGATCCTGGCGAACGTGAAGCGGCAGGAATCCTCCAAAGTGGACCCCTACCTTCCGTCGAAACCCAGCGCGTCGTTCTTGCCCACGGCTAGCACCACGTCGCTCTACCAGAACACAAGCAGGTATTCACCGTCTTCTTCCAGGATCGGTCAGTCGGAGAAGGTGTCGCCGGATGCGCCGAAGGAGAGTAAGAGCACGCTGAGCAGCCTAAGCGATCTGGATCTAATCCGGAAAGCAGAGGAAGAGTTGGCGGCAGTCGCGGCGGCAACGGTAGCGCCCAGCATGGCCGTGCCACCACCGTCACTGCTCGCATCTCCTGGCAGTACTGGCCTCGTGTTGACGCCACCGCCTGTCGGCCCGATAAGCGACTCCCCGGTGACGCCGCCGCCCCAAGCTCTCTCGTCGATCTCGCTCCCTTCGGAACCGGTGCTGGAACCGTACAAGCCAAGTCTTCCGGACTCGTTCAAGAAGACTTTCGCTCCGGAGCAGCCGAAGCCGCCCGGTCTCGAGGACGAGGATTTCCCGGCGTTCCCGTCGACCCCGCCGACGATAGACGCCTCGAAAGGGGCGTCGTCCACGGCGACGGCACCGACGGCCGCGCCCCTCTCGAAGGTCTCGAGCAAGAGCGGCATCGTGGTCAATATAAAGCGAAAGGTGAACGACAGCACTTTACCTGCTAAAGTACCAAGGACTAAGTCGCGTTGGGGTCAAGGACCATCCGAATAA